From Dehalococcoidia bacterium, a single genomic window includes:
- a CDS encoding GDP-mannose 4,6-dehydratase, with the protein MNVLITGITGLVGSHLAEYLLEQPGVKVYGFKRWRSDPATIRHLIGRIEIIEGDIEDRSSVERAVAISRPDRIFHLAAQSYPSESWDAPALTVQANVIGTINLLETVRHRSPHTAVHVAGSSAEYGFIRPEDCPIVETMPLRPLSPYGVSKVAQELLAYQYFANFGLRTYITRSFNHIGPRQGERTAVQTFCKQVAEIEAGLRPPVVRVGNLTPRRDFTDVRDVCRALWLLLERGRPGEPYNLCSGEAPVIRDVLALVLSKTAVTVTVEEDPARLRPSDEPILLGDNSKLRADTGWAPEIPLSVSIDRILAYWRSRLAEETAARLAV; encoded by the coding sequence ATGAACGTGCTGATCACTGGCATCACCGGCCTCGTCGGCAGTCATCTGGCTGAATACCTGCTTGAGCAGCCAGGAGTGAAGGTCTACGGCTTCAAGCGTTGGCGCAGCGACCCGGCAACTATCCGCCACCTTATCGGCCGCATCGAGATCATCGAGGGCGATATCGAAGACCGTTCCTCCGTCGAGCGCGCCGTCGCGATCAGCCGGCCGGACCGCATCTTCCACCTCGCGGCCCAGAGCTATCCCTCAGAGTCGTGGGACGCCCCCGCCCTCACCGTCCAAGCAAACGTCATCGGCACGATCAACCTCCTCGAGACGGTCCGCCATCGCTCGCCGCACACTGCTGTCCATGTCGCCGGTTCGAGCGCGGAATATGGCTTCATCCGGCCGGAGGACTGCCCGATCGTCGAGACGATGCCGCTGCGGCCACTCAGTCCGTACGGCGTCAGCAAGGTCGCGCAAGAGCTGCTCGCCTACCAGTATTTCGCCAACTTCGGGCTGCGCACTTACATCACCCGCTCGTTCAACCACATCGGGCCGCGCCAGGGCGAGCGCACTGCCGTCCAGACCTTCTGCAAGCAGGTCGCCGAGATCGAAGCGGGACTGCGGCCGCCCGTTGTCCGCGTTGGCAACCTGACGCCGCGCCGCGACTTCACCGACGTGCGCGACGTCTGCCGAGCGCTCTGGCTGCTCCTCGAGCGGGGCCGGCCAGGAGAGCCGTATAACCTCTGCTCGGGCGAGGCGCCGGTGATCAGGGACGTGCTCGCCCTCGTCCTCTCGAAGACCGCCGTCACGGTCACGGTCGAGGAAGACCCGGCCCGGCTTCGGCCGAGCGACGAGCCGATCCTGCTCGGCGATAACAGCAAGCTCCGCGCCGACACCGGCTGGGCGC
- a CDS encoding UPF0182 family protein — MTTFERWPNPGRMPSRLPSTRPSGCARAIGIAALVVAAMFLLLLIVGGQVADFLWFDALGYGAVFLTAVTARWTLAFASGAAAFLFVLVNLVIARRIGGPRLPSYIPREEWVGPGAGPNWAVVLAAGAVALIIGLAVGSEWATILLALNAERFGLADPVFGNDISFYFFTLPLLRLAHSTALSLVFLTLVAVVVTYVILLAGDGLRAARSRPVIGHGSVLAALLLLLVAGGYWLDRYEVLFSAGRAVYGAGYTDVNARLPALEILGSITALGAVALLANLWVRALWPLAVAAGVWVTMAVILLGVWPAAVQRFVVEPSELSNELPYLERNIAFTRRAFGLDAIEERPFTPRDELTAADVARNSQTLANLRLWDYRFLRDTYNQIQSIRLYYEFPDIDVDRYVINGQLRQVMLGARELVQARLPDRAQNWVTRRLQFTHGYGVAMSTANEVTPEGLPRFLIRDVPPVGDIPLTRPAIYFGERTDGYVIVNTTVPDLEFDYPRGEENVSTEFRGSGGVRLDQPWKRLLFAWRFADGNIVLSQYIGPNSQILFARNIRERLARIAPFLLIDPDPYLVVDNGRLVWMLDGYTISDQFPYAEPYRRGDRTIRYIRNSVKATIDAYDGSVILYLADPDDPIIRTWSRVFPGMIRPLSEMPANLLAHRRYPELIFTIQATMFQTYHMTDPQVFYNREDQWSIPTDVYGAGTPPMEPYYVILRIPGETREEFVQILPYTPNRRDNMIAWLAARSDGDQYGKLVAIRFPKDRVVFGPAQIGARINQDPVISSQFALWNQQGTRVGRGNLLVIPLEQTLLYVEPIYLQAERSQLPELKRVVLATATRIVMEPTFEEALARLLDGQRPTGTPPAGPTTPTGLPPSVSSDIAALARSAQEQYDRAHERLRAGDFAGYGEYIRRLEADLRRLVELTTPR, encoded by the coding sequence ATGACGACGTTTGAGCGCTGGCCAAACCCGGGGCGGATGCCCTCGCGGCTGCCAAGCACGCGCCCGAGCGGCTGCGCCCGCGCCATCGGCATCGCTGCCCTTGTTGTCGCAGCGATGTTCCTGCTGCTGCTTATCGTCGGCGGCCAGGTCGCCGATTTCCTCTGGTTCGACGCGCTCGGCTACGGCGCCGTCTTTCTGACAGCAGTGACAGCGCGCTGGACACTCGCCTTCGCCAGTGGGGCGGCCGCGTTTCTCTTTGTGCTTGTCAACCTCGTCATCGCCCGCCGCATCGGCGGACCGCGGCTGCCGTCGTACATCCCGCGGGAGGAATGGGTGGGACCCGGCGCCGGGCCGAACTGGGCGGTCGTCCTCGCCGCCGGCGCGGTCGCGCTGATCATCGGGCTTGCCGTCGGCAGCGAGTGGGCGACGATCCTGCTCGCCCTCAACGCGGAGCGCTTCGGCCTCGCCGATCCCGTCTTCGGCAACGACATCAGTTTCTATTTCTTCACGCTGCCACTGCTCCGCCTCGCGCACAGCACCGCACTCTCGCTCGTCTTCCTGACCCTTGTCGCCGTGGTCGTGACCTATGTCATCCTGCTAGCAGGCGACGGGCTGCGCGCGGCGCGCAGCCGTCCCGTCATTGGGCACGGCTCCGTTTTGGCGGCTCTCCTCCTTCTGCTGGTCGCGGGCGGCTACTGGCTGGACCGCTACGAGGTGCTTTTCTCTGCCGGCCGAGCGGTCTACGGAGCAGGCTACACCGATGTCAACGCCCGGCTGCCCGCGCTCGAGATCCTCGGCAGCATCACGGCGCTCGGCGCGGTTGCGCTGCTCGCTAATCTCTGGGTCCGCGCTCTCTGGCCGCTTGCCGTCGCCGCCGGGGTCTGGGTGACGATGGCAGTCATCCTGCTCGGGGTGTGGCCTGCTGCCGTCCAGCGCTTCGTCGTCGAGCCGAGCGAACTGTCGAACGAGCTGCCTTATCTTGAGCGGAACATCGCTTTCACGCGCCGGGCATTCGGCCTTGACGCCATCGAGGAACGCCCCTTTACCCCGCGGGATGAGCTGACCGCCGCCGACGTCGCGCGCAACAGTCAGACGCTTGCCAACTTGCGCCTCTGGGACTATCGCTTCCTGCGCGACACCTACAACCAGATCCAGAGCATCCGGCTGTACTACGAGTTCCCCGACATCGATGTCGACCGCTATGTCATCAACGGGCAGCTTCGCCAAGTGATGCTCGGCGCGCGCGAACTGGTGCAGGCACGCCTGCCCGACCGCGCCCAAAACTGGGTGACGCGGCGGCTGCAGTTTACCCACGGCTACGGCGTCGCGATGAGCACGGCCAACGAGGTGACCCCCGAGGGGCTGCCGCGCTTTCTCATCCGCGACGTGCCGCCAGTCGGCGACATCCCGCTGACGCGGCCGGCGATCTATTTCGGCGAGCGGACCGACGGCTACGTCATCGTCAACACTACCGTGCCCGACCTCGAGTTCGACTACCCGCGCGGCGAGGAGAACGTCTCGACCGAGTTCCGCGGCAGCGGCGGCGTCCGCCTCGACCAGCCGTGGAAGCGGCTGCTCTTCGCTTGGCGTTTCGCCGATGGCAATATCGTCCTCTCGCAGTACATCGGGCCGAATTCGCAGATCCTGTTCGCCCGCAACATCCGCGAGCGGCTGGCGCGGATCGCGCCGTTTCTCCTCATCGACCCCGACCCGTATCTCGTCGTCGATAACGGACGGCTCGTCTGGATGCTCGACGGCTACACGATCTCAGACCAGTTCCCCTATGCCGAGCCGTACCGCCGCGGCGATCGCACGATCCGCTACATCCGCAACAGCGTCAAGGCGACAATCGACGCCTACGACGGCTCGGTCATCCTCTACCTCGCCGACCCAGACGACCCCATCATCCGGACCTGGTCGCGGGTGTTCCCGGGCATGATCCGGCCGCTGAGCGAGATGCCGGCGAATCTGCTCGCCCATCGGCGCTATCCCGAACTGATCTTCACGATCCAAGCGACGATGTTTCAGACCTATCACATGACGGACCCGCAGGTCTTCTACAACCGCGAGGACCAGTGGTCGATCCCGACCGATGTCTACGGCGCCGGCACTCCCCCGATGGAGCCGTACTATGTCATCCTCCGCATTCCGGGGGAGACGCGGGAGGAATTTGTCCAGATCCTTCCCTACACGCCGAACCGGCGCGACAACATGATCGCGTGGCTCGCCGCGCGGTCGGACGGCGATCAGTACGGCAAGCTGGTCGCGATCCGCTTCCCGAAAGACCGGGTCGTCTTCGGTCCGGCCCAAATCGGGGCGCGCATCAACCAAGACCCCGTCATCTCCTCGCAGTTCGCCCTCTGGAACCAGCAGGGGACACGGGTCGGGCGCGGCAATCTGCTCGTCATTCCGCTCGAGCAGACGCTGCTCTATGTCGAGCCGATCTACCTCCAAGCCGAGCGGAGCCAACTTCCGGAGCTGAAGCGCGTCGTGCTGGCAACCGCCACCCGGATCGTGATGGAGCCGACCTTCGAGGAGGCGCTGGCACGGCTGCTCGACGGCCAGCGGCCCACGGGCACGCCGCCTGCCGGACCGACCACGCCGACCGGGCTGCCCCCCTCCGTCTCGAGCGACATCGCTGCGCTCGCCCGGTCGGCCCAAGAGCAGTACGATCGGGCGCACGAGCGGCTGCGGGCGGGCGACTTCGCCGGCTACGGCGAGTATATTCGGCGGCTGGAGGCTGACCTCCGCCGATTGGTAGAACTGACCACGCCGCGCTAA
- the argB gene encoding acetylglutamate kinase, producing MADHSQRPIVVKLGGSTLGDHDTSLADLAALARAGLPVVVVHGGGKAITEWLRRLGAPTRFVRGLRVTDAMSLEVVLGVLGGLVNTQLVAELGRAGAPAVGLTGADGGLLLVEPADPELGFVGAIAEVRPAILRQLLDAGLVPVVAPIGLGRRDGALYNLNADTAAGAIAAALEAERLIFLTDVAGVRGADGSLLPALDPVTARALIDAGVIASGMIPKVEAGLAAGRAVIADGRLPGALGRALREESGTLVLGAPTPSTA from the coding sequence ATGGCGGACCATTCGCAGCGGCCGATTGTCGTCAAGCTTGGCGGCAGCACGCTGGGCGACCACGACACCTCCCTTGCCGATCTCGCCGCGCTCGCCCGCGCCGGTCTGCCCGTCGTCGTCGTCCACGGCGGCGGCAAAGCGATCACTGAGTGGCTGCGCCGCCTCGGCGCGCCGACACGCTTCGTCCGCGGCTTGCGCGTCACCGACGCAATGAGCCTCGAGGTGGTGCTCGGCGTCCTCGGCGGCCTCGTCAACACCCAGCTCGTCGCCGAACTGGGGCGCGCCGGCGCTCCGGCCGTGGGGCTGACGGGCGCCGATGGCGGCCTGCTGCTCGTCGAGCCGGCCGACCCGGAGCTCGGTTTCGTCGGCGCCATCGCCGAGGTCCGCCCCGCAATTCTGCGCCAGCTGCTTGACGCCGGGCTTGTGCCTGTTGTCGCGCCGATCGGGCTCGGCCGGCGCGACGGCGCGCTCTACAACCTGAACGCCGATACTGCCGCCGGGGCGATCGCGGCCGCCCTCGAGGCCGAGCGGCTGATCTTTCTCACCGACGTCGCGGGGGTGCGCGGCGCGGACGGGTCGCTCCTTCCCGCTCTCGACCCGGTAACGGCGCGCGCGCTGATCGATGCCGGCGTGATCGCCAGCGGCATGATCCCGAAGGTCGAGGCTGGGCTTGCAGCGGGACGCGCCGTCATCGCCGACGGCCGGTTGCCCGGCGCGCTTGGCCGAGCGCTCCGTGAAGAGAGCGGCACGCTCGTGCTCGGCGCGCCGACCCCCTCGACAGCGTGA
- a CDS encoding NAD-dependent epimerase/dehydratase family protein — MRVLITGGTGFLGQQIARELIAADETPVIAGRALDRLDPALARAVETRSLDLREHEAVVAACAGVEAVVHAGALSAPWGPPRLFRAVNIGGTASVIAGCRRHGVRRLVYVSSPSVVFDGRDVVRATEAAPFPRRFLSDYALTKKIGEDLVREAAGDLETVIVRPKALFGPGDTALLPRLIAAARRRRLPLIGDGRNLVDLTYVENAAQAIVLALRCPRAVGRTYTITNGEPALLWEVIRRVLAHLGLPPPGPRLPLRAALVLARILEAAAARSGREPALTRYTVLLLARTQTYDIAAARCDLGYQPRISLEEGIARTLAALRQAA, encoded by the coding sequence ATGCGCGTGCTGATCACGGGCGGAACGGGATTTCTCGGCCAGCAGATCGCCCGCGAGCTGATTGCGGCCGACGAGACGCCCGTGATTGCGGGACGCGCCCTCGACCGGCTTGACCCCGCGCTCGCCCGGGCGGTCGAGACGCGCTCCCTCGACCTGCGTGAGCACGAGGCGGTCGTCGCGGCGTGTGCCGGCGTCGAGGCGGTCGTCCACGCCGGCGCGCTCTCGGCGCCGTGGGGCCCGCCGCGCCTCTTCCGCGCCGTCAACATCGGCGGCACCGCATCTGTCATCGCCGGCTGCCGCCGTCATGGGGTCCGGCGGCTGGTCTATGTCTCGTCGCCGAGCGTTGTCTTCGACGGCCGCGATGTCGTGCGCGCCACTGAAGCGGCGCCCTTTCCCCGCCGCTTTCTCTCCGACTATGCGCTGACGAAGAAGATCGGCGAAGACCTCGTCCGTGAGGCAGCGGGCGACCTCGAGACGGTGATCGTGCGCCCGAAAGCGCTGTTCGGTCCGGGCGACACGGCGCTCCTTCCGCGCCTGATCGCGGCGGCGCGCCGGCGCCGGCTGCCCCTTATCGGCGATGGACGGAACCTCGTCGACCTGACCTACGTGGAGAATGCGGCGCAGGCTATCGTCCTCGCCCTGCGCTGCCCGCGCGCTGTCGGCCGGACGTACACGATCACGAATGGTGAGCCGGCGCTGCTCTGGGAGGTTATCCGCCGCGTGCTCGCTCACCTCGGCCTTCCCCCGCCCGGTCCGCGGCTGCCGCTGCGCGCAGCCCTTGTCCTCGCCCGCATTCTGGAGGCTGCTGCCGCGCGCAGCGGCCGCGAGCCGGCGCTCACCCGCTACACCGTTCTGCTGCTCGCTCGAACCCAGACCTACGACATCGCGGCGGCGCGCTGCGATCTCGGCTATCAGCCCCGGATCTCCCTCGAGGAGGGAATTGCCCGCACGCTGGCGGCGCTGCGGCAGGCGGCATGA
- a CDS encoding glycosyltransferase family 39 protein — protein sequence MTFPLRPTLAALLLVAAALRFLDLQTAPPGFWYDEGLNGRFARDILAGDLRLFYGDREGLFFYLLAGATVLFGESIFALRWLTAAVGVLTVAALFALGRRLLGTPAGLIAAAGLAVSVWHFGVNRFAERVNLLPLAEIVTVSCLWRALYPKKGENSRLFAVLAGLAGGLTLYTYLASRLFPFVLGGFLLWQLVFDRRTLRERWLVWPTVALVAALVFLPLGLHYLRFPNDFILRPSQVWPYGGLDGGALLGELARQFGVTLMMFPAAGDANWRHNLAGRPAFDAVAAVALGVGLLRVVARPRRASTALVAIWFVVMLLPSVLASDNPHFLRSFGAIPSAWLLAAHGAVWSAALAAVTGIGWRLPAAGGVIWFLVVAGLAVRTYFVEWRVHPEVLAAFEAEIPAGAAAINRLPADLPVYGSAWIRPHPAVEYLLERGRAVRWFSGVDGLALPGNREAAVALFGPAEVAETILQLLGARLETAAVAGADGAPRFRLYRVPPLAPLPARADFGGVLVLEDAAWEVARDGAGLPVAEPGTSVPVTLRFRVLAPPGRPDLAFSLRLTEGGRTLFQDDSSPYFSALWQPGELIFAHYAIEIPSDAAPGVRTVDLAVYERDGRLLEAHGPAGERLGDRVIIGRLKTRSREPLPTGPPAALFDDRVALRSAAFEPEPCPARVCPGTLRLLWEARAPLHDDLAVFVHLAGPDDRPLAQADGPPAGGRFPTSAWAPGEAIAETRRLEPPADLPAGPLRLLVGLYDPRSGVRLALPDGRTAFELPLAP from the coding sequence GTGACGTTTCCCCTTCGGCCGACGCTCGCCGCGCTGCTGCTTGTGGCAGCGGCGCTGCGCTTCCTTGACCTTCAGACGGCACCGCCAGGCTTCTGGTACGACGAAGGGCTGAACGGCCGCTTTGCACGCGACATTCTCGCCGGCGATCTCCGGCTGTTCTACGGCGATCGCGAAGGACTGTTCTTCTATCTCCTCGCCGGCGCAACGGTGCTCTTCGGCGAATCGATCTTCGCGCTGCGCTGGCTGACGGCGGCGGTCGGCGTGCTGACCGTGGCGGCGCTCTTTGCCCTCGGTCGGCGGCTGCTCGGGACGCCGGCCGGCCTGATCGCGGCGGCCGGTCTTGCAGTCTCGGTGTGGCATTTCGGCGTCAACCGCTTCGCCGAGCGCGTCAATCTGCTGCCCCTTGCTGAGATCGTCACCGTCTCCTGTCTCTGGCGAGCGCTCTACCCGAAGAAGGGCGAGAACAGCCGACTCTTCGCTGTGCTGGCCGGGCTTGCTGGCGGCTTGACGCTCTACACCTATCTCGCCTCGCGCCTCTTCCCGTTCGTGCTCGGCGGCTTTCTCCTCTGGCAGCTCGTCTTCGACCGGCGGACGCTGCGCGAGCGATGGCTGGTTTGGCCGACCGTCGCGCTGGTGGCGGCGCTGGTCTTCCTGCCGCTCGGGCTGCACTACCTCCGCTTTCCGAACGACTTCATTCTCCGCCCCAGTCAGGTCTGGCCGTACGGCGGGCTGGACGGCGGGGCGCTTCTTGGCGAGCTGGCGCGGCAGTTCGGGGTCACCCTCATGATGTTCCCCGCAGCGGGCGATGCGAACTGGCGGCACAATCTCGCCGGCCGGCCGGCCTTCGACGCGGTCGCCGCTGTCGCCCTCGGGGTGGGGCTGCTGCGGGTCGTGGCCCGCCCGCGGCGCGCCTCGACGGCGCTGGTGGCGATCTGGTTCGTCGTCATGCTGCTGCCGAGCGTGCTGGCGAGCGACAACCCGCATTTCCTGCGCAGCTTCGGCGCGATCCCCTCGGCTTGGCTGCTTGCCGCCCACGGCGCGGTCTGGAGTGCTGCCTTGGCCGCCGTCACCGGCATCGGCTGGCGGCTGCCAGCCGCAGGCGGCGTGATCTGGTTTCTCGTTGTGGCGGGGCTCGCGGTCCGGACGTACTTCGTCGAGTGGCGTGTTCACCCCGAGGTCCTCGCCGCGTTTGAAGCGGAGATCCCGGCGGGCGCAGCGGCGATCAATCGTCTCCCGGCTGACCTCCCTGTCTACGGCTCGGCGTGGATCCGGCCCCATCCGGCGGTCGAGTATCTGCTTGAGCGAGGGCGCGCGGTCCGCTGGTTCTCCGGCGTTGACGGGCTGGCCCTGCCGGGCAACCGCGAGGCGGCGGTGGCGCTCTTCGGTCCGGCCGAGGTCGCAGAGACGATCCTGCAGCTGCTCGGGGCGCGTTTGGAGACCGCCGCGGTCGCGGGCGCGGACGGCGCGCCGCGCTTCCGGCTGTACCGTGTGCCGCCGCTCGCTCCGCTGCCCGCGCGCGCTGACTTCGGCGGGGTGCTGGTCCTCGAGGATGCCGCATGGGAGGTGGCCCGTGATGGGGCAGGGCTGCCGGTCGCGGAGCCGGGAACGAGCGTGCCGGTGACGCTGCGCTTTCGGGTACTCGCGCCGCCGGGCCGGCCGGACCTCGCCTTCTCGCTCCGGCTGACGGAGGGCGGGCGGACGCTCTTCCAAGACGACTCCTCGCCCTATTTCAGCGCTCTCTGGCAGCCGGGCGAACTGATCTTCGCTCACTACGCGATCGAGATCCCGTCAGACGCCGCGCCGGGCGTTCGGACTGTCGACCTCGCAGTCTACGAGCGGGACGGCCGGCTGCTCGAGGCGCACGGACCGGCCGGCGAGCGGCTGGGCGACCGGGTCATCATCGGTCGGCTCAAGACACGTTCGCGGGAGCCGCTGCCGACTGGCCCGCCCGCGGCGCTCTTCGATGATCGGGTCGCCCTCCGGTCGGCAGCGTTTGAGCCGGAGCCGTGTCCGGCGCGGGTTTGTCCCGGCACGCTCCGCCTTCTCTGGGAAGCGCGCGCTCCGCTGCATGATGACCTCGCGGTATTTGTCCATCTTGCGGGACCGGATGACCGGCCGCTCGCGCAAGCCGATGGTCCGCCGGCAGGCGGTCGCTTCCCAACCTCCGCGTGGGCGCCGGGCGAGGCGATCGCCGAGACACGCCGGCTCGAGCCGCCTGCCGATCTCCCTGCTGGACCGCTGCGGCTCCTCGTCGGACTCTATGACCCGCGGAGCGGCGTGCGGCTCGCCTTGCCTGACGGCCGGACCGCATTCGAGCTGCCGCTCGCGCCCTGA
- a CDS encoding glycoside hydrolase family 1 protein has product MSVPRRLAFPEGFLWGAATAAHQVEGHNFANNWWDWEQQPGRIRDGTRSHPGVDQWTRFEEDFALLAELGHSAHRLSIEWSRVVPAPGEVDRAALDHYRRVLECLREHQIEPFVTLHHFTNPRWFEQRGSWRVDQVDDFLHFVETVVATYRDLVRWWITVNEPGVYANLGYVEGIHPPGDHSLRSAARVIRHLLTAHRRAYALIHRLQPEAMVGLSHHVAAYTPFSSRPADRLMAWLHDRLLNHAILAGLDDPAPARMAARALLPPRRPAALDFIGINYYTRSEVRFAPARPRSLFAEHLPGRRGPKTLFGWEVYPRGLRDLLLALKPYRLPIVITENGVAEEGDTLRPRFIVDHLRAVHAAIRRGADVRGYLHWTAFDNFEWAEGLRMRFGLVHVDFATGKRTPKPSALLYARICRRNALDPADWRAALSVP; this is encoded by the coding sequence ATGAGCGTTCCGCGCCGGCTCGCTTTTCCCGAGGGGTTTCTTTGGGGCGCCGCCACTGCCGCCCATCAGGTCGAGGGGCACAACTTCGCCAACAACTGGTGGGATTGGGAGCAGCAGCCGGGCCGCATCCGCGACGGGACGCGCTCTCATCCCGGCGTCGACCAGTGGACCCGCTTCGAGGAGGATTTCGCTCTCCTCGCCGAGCTCGGCCATAGCGCCCACCGCCTCTCGATCGAATGGAGCCGCGTTGTGCCCGCGCCGGGAGAGGTCGACCGCGCTGCGCTCGATCACTACCGGCGCGTGCTCGAATGCCTCCGCGAGCACCAGATTGAACCCTTCGTCACCCTCCACCATTTCACTAATCCGCGCTGGTTCGAGCAGCGCGGCAGCTGGCGCGTCGACCAAGTCGACGACTTCCTCCACTTCGTCGAGACGGTCGTCGCCACGTATCGCGACCTTGTCCGCTGGTGGATCACTGTCAATGAGCCAGGGGTCTACGCCAATCTCGGCTACGTCGAAGGGATTCATCCGCCCGGCGATCACAGTCTGCGCAGCGCCGCCCGCGTCATCCGTCATCTGCTGACAGCCCACCGGCGCGCCTATGCCCTCATTCACCGCCTTCAGCCGGAGGCGATGGTCGGTCTCAGCCATCACGTCGCAGCCTACACGCCCTTCTCCTCGCGCCCGGCAGACCGGCTGATGGCGTGGCTGCACGACCGGCTGCTCAATCACGCTATCCTCGCCGGCCTCGACGACCCCGCTCCAGCGCGGATGGCGGCGCGGGCGCTCCTCCCCCCGCGTCGGCCGGCCGCGCTCGACTTCATCGGCATCAACTATTACACCCGCAGCGAGGTGCGGTTCGCGCCCGCTCGGCCCCGCTCCCTCTTTGCCGAACACCTCCCCGGCCGGCGGGGGCCCAAGACCCTCTTCGGGTGGGAGGTGTATCCGCGCGGATTGCGCGACCTGCTGCTCGCCCTCAAGCCGTATCGGCTGCCGATCGTGATCACCGAGAACGGTGTCGCCGAAGAGGGCGACACCCTCCGGCCGCGCTTCATTGTCGACCATCTCCGCGCTGTCCACGCCGCGATCCGCCGCGGGGCCGACGTCCGCGGGTACCTCCACTGGACCGCGTTCGACAACTTCGAATGGGCCGAGGGGCTGCGGATGCGCTTCGGCCTTGTCCACGTCGATTTCGCGACCGGCAAGCGGACGCCTAAACCCTCGGCGCTGCTCTACGCCCGCATCTGCCGGCGCAACGCCCTCGACCCCGCCGACTGGCGCGCCGCGCTCAGCGTCCCGTGA
- a CDS encoding ABC transporter substrate-binding protein, giving the protein MFRILPALLVLIAVACAPAAPTAGNVPPPPAPPDRMVFMAGYKPQANMPFVAAYVAKDRGYFREQNLEVEIQHSAGQGEHVRLLTAGVVQVTTAAGMNVITLAAESGLPLVAFAVFGQRSDQAFAVRAESPIRTAKDFEGKVVGYKGMPSAEYLAMIRAAGVDRSKIQEVNVGFDPRILLTGRVDVLPVFRSNEPYVLRSLGQEVRLITPEEYGVPTIGLTYIATRDSVERQRSLLVRFMRATLAATEWIRQNPDAALDIVMRYAPGEDRAHQAAMLRVEIESLEGPMVEKNGLLAVSAEQWRDIAALAYQLGVISKPIDIDRHIDDSIRREALGRK; this is encoded by the coding sequence ATGTTTCGGATCTTGCCCGCGCTGCTCGTCCTCATTGCCGTCGCCTGCGCGCCGGCCGCCCCGACAGCAGGCAATGTCCCACCCCCGCCTGCTCCTCCTGACCGGATGGTCTTCATGGCGGGCTACAAGCCGCAAGCGAACATGCCGTTCGTTGCCGCCTATGTCGCCAAAGACCGCGGGTATTTCCGCGAGCAGAACCTCGAGGTCGAGATTCAGCACAGCGCCGGCCAAGGCGAGCATGTCCGCCTGCTGACCGCCGGGGTGGTTCAGGTCACGACCGCAGCCGGCATGAATGTCATCACCTTGGCCGCCGAATCCGGTCTGCCGCTCGTCGCGTTCGCTGTCTTCGGCCAGCGCAGCGATCAGGCATTTGCCGTCCGTGCCGAGTCGCCGATCCGCACAGCGAAAGACTTCGAAGGCAAGGTCGTCGGCTACAAGGGGATGCCGAGCGCGGAATATCTCGCGATGATCCGAGCTGCCGGCGTCGACCGCTCCAAGATCCAGGAAGTGAACGTCGGCTTCGACCCGCGCATCCTGCTCACCGGCCGCGTCGATGTCCTCCCCGTCTTCCGCTCAAACGAGCCCTACGTGCTGCGCTCGCTCGGTCAAGAGGTGCGGCTGATCACGCCGGAGGAGTACGGCGTGCCGACGATCGGCCTGACCTACATCGCCACGCGCGACAGCGTGGAGCGGCAGCGATCGCTCCTCGTCCGCTTCATGCGGGCCACCCTTGCCGCAACCGAATGGATCCGCCAAAACCCCGACGCGGCGCTCGATATCGTCATGCGTTATGCGCCCGGCGAAGATCGCGCCCATCAGGCCGCTATGCTGCGGGTCGAGATCGAATCGCTCGAGGGTCCGATGGTTGAGAAGAACGGCCTGCTCGCCGTCTCCGCCGAGCAGTGGCGCGACATCGCCGCTCTCGCCTATCAGCTCGGCGTCATCTCCAAGCCCATCGACATCGACCGGCATATCGACGACTCGATCCGGCGCGAGGCGCTCGGCCGAAAGTAG
- the cofC gene encoding 2-phospho-L-lactate guanylyltransferase gives MIVAVVPVKPFPSAKSRLAGVLSPADREALARGLFRHTLDVLLSASPIDRLVVVGEPVAHPAVLTIPDPTLGLNAAVAAGVAAARNADAVLVVPADLPFLSPAAIAQLVERRAPIADVPHVVIAPDRRHDGTNALLLTPPTLLSPAFGPGSFAAHRQAAAAAGALLAVHSDPAFAFDLDLPDDLAALPRQIVDRLLALGTREAFSHSYVVRR, from the coding sequence ATGATCGTCGCCGTCGTGCCGGTCAAGCCCTTTCCCAGCGCCAAGTCGCGCCTTGCCGGGGTGCTCAGCCCGGCGGACCGCGAAGCGCTCGCCCGCGGCCTCTTCCGTCATACCCTTGATGTCCTCCTCAGCGCCTCTCCGATCGACCGCCTTGTCGTCGTCGGCGAGCCTGTCGCGCATCCCGCCGTTCTCACCATCCCCGACCCTACCCTCGGGCTGAACGCGGCTGTCGCCGCCGGGGTCGCCGCCGCCCGCAACGCCGACGCCGTCCTCGTCGTGCCGGCAGACCTCCCGTTTCTCTCTCCAGCCGCTATCGCGCAGCTAGTGGAACGGCGTGCGCCCATCGCCGACGTACCCCATGTCGTTATCGCGCCAGACCGACGGCACGATGGAACGAATGCGCTGCTGCTCACCCCGCCGACGCTCCTGTCGCCCGCGTTCGGTCCGGGCAGCTTCGCCGCCCATCGGCAGGCCGCCGCTGCCGCCGGCGCTCTCCTCGCCGTTCACTCCGACCCCGCGTTCGCGTTCGACCTCGATCTCCCCGACGATCTCGCCGCTCTTCCGCGGCAGATTGTCGACCGCCTTCTTGCTCTTGGCACTCGTGAGGCGTTCTCACACTCCTATGTCGTCCGGAGGTGA